In Tachypleus tridentatus isolate NWPU-2018 chromosome 7, ASM421037v1, whole genome shotgun sequence, a genomic segment contains:
- the LOC143257309 gene encoding uncharacterized protein LOC143257309 isoform X3 → MFPSSSPQQTATSQSLSYNRTTPPSQQRGQGQVLGWLDPEKSSDFSPFLNISSPHTVPATSSPPPGQDLGTASPAPSSHFSSSPTHGTFETISAPSHSLAETMVQEHFFINPQSQQELLQFDTSCQGFVVKQSSAYSSCTGPEGNVAALVAAAGGMSPQSMIFQQGMELASTSGQWTTPVYNTPDYGPVQLEAGSSAVFPKPEPVPEAGFLPGQGLAEYNQSTSKGHEILSQAYQSSPVPFKLVPVKQRKYPNRPCKTPVHERPYACPLEACDRRFSRSDELTRHIRIHTGQKPFQCRICMRSFSRSDHLTTHIRTHTGEKPFSCDLCGRRFARSDEKKRHTKVHLKQKQKRSATQSQASEDAGPSSRSGLSQDDPSSSLVPISSFSRSETVSVTTSALQ, encoded by the coding sequence ATGTTCCCCAGTAGCTCCCCACAGCAAACCGCCACATCACAAAGTCTTTCGTATAACCGTACCACCCCTCCCTCCCAGCAGAGAGGTCAGGGCCAGGTTCTAGGGTGGCTGGACCCTGAGAAATCTTCAGACTTCAGTCCTTTTCTAAATATATCCAGTCCGCACACGGTTCCTGCCACGTCGTCACCACCTCCTGGTCAGGATCTCGGAACAGCTTCTCCCGCTCCTTCCTCCCATTTCTCCTCCTCACCCACTCACGGAACGTTTGAGACGATCAGTGCACCGTCTCATTCTCTGGCAGAGACAATGGTTCAAGAACATTTCTTCATCAACCCTCAGAGCCAACAGGAACTGCTGCAGTTTGACACGAGTTGTCAAGGGTTTGTCGTGAAACAGTCATCTGCGTATAGCAGTTGCACCGGTCCTGAAGGGAACGTCGCAGCTCTCGTAGCAGCTGCTGGGGGAATGTCACCACAGTCCATGATCTTCCAACAAGGGATGGAGTTAGCGTCCACATCAGGACAGTGGACCACTCCGGTTTATAACACACCTGATTATGGACCTGTTCAGCTTGAAGCAGGTTCATCTGCTGTTTTTCCAAAACCAGAACCTGTCCCTGAAGCCGGCTTTCTCCCTGGGCAAGGACTAGCAGAATACAACCAATCCACTAGCAAGGGGCACGAGATTCTCAGCCAGGCTTACCAGTCCAGCCCAGTTCCTTTCAAGTTGGTACCAGTGAAACAACGCAAGTACCCTAACAGACCTTGCAAGACGCCAGTCCACGAACGACCTTATGCTTGTCCATTAGAAGCTTGTGACCGGAGGTTCTCTCGCAGCGACGAACTGACCCGCCACATCCGAATCCACACTGGTCAAAAGCCGTTCCAATGCCGCATCTGTATGAGGTCATTCAGTAGGAGTGACCACTTAACTACACACATTCGCACACATACTGGTGAGAAACCATTTTCCTGTGATTTGTGCGGCCGCAGGTTCGCTAGAAGCGACGAGAAGAAGCGACACACCAAGGTTCACTTGAAGCAGAAACAGAAGAGATCGGCCACACAGTCTCAGGCCAGCGAGGATGCGGGCCCAAGTAGCAGAAGTGGACTTTCTCAAGATGACCCCTCCTCCAGTCTGGTTCCTATCAGCTCTTTCTCCCGGTCAGAAACTGTGTCCGTGACAACTTCCGCCTTACAGTAA